The following is a genomic window from Synechococcus sp. UW69.
CGGCGGCTGATCGGATTCGCCCTTGGGCGTCACCTTGCCCACCAGGATGTCGCCGCTTTCGACGAAAGCACCCACGCGAATGATGCCCATCTCGTCGAGGTTGCCGAGGCTTTCCTCAGCGACGTTGGGAATCTCTCGGGTGATCTCCTCGGGGCCGAGCTTGGTCTGCCGCGCTTCGATCTCATACTTCTCGATGTGCACCGAGGTGTAGAGGTCGTCGGTAACCAGACGTTCGCTGACCAGCAGCGCGTCCTCGTAGTTGTAGCCCTCCCAAGGCATGTAAGCGATCAGAACGTTCTGTCCGAGGGCGATCTCACCACCTTCACAGGCCGAGCCATCCGCCATCACCTGGCCGACGATCACGGGATCGCCACATCGGACGATCGGACGCTGGTTCAGACAGGTGTCCTGGTTGGAGCGCTGGTACTTCTGCAAGAAGTGGGTGTGCTCATTACCGTCCTCGTCCTGAACAACGATGGCGTTGGCATCCACATAAGTGACGGTGCCATTCACCCGGGAGATCGGCACCATGCCGGAGTCGCGGGCCACTTGGGTCTCGAGACCGGTGCCCACCAGAGCACGCTCGGGGCGCAGCAGCGGCACAGCCTGACGCTGCATGTTGGAGCCCATCAGGGCCCGGTTGGCGTCATCGTGCTCCAAGAAGGGGATCAGGGACGTTGCCACGGAGATCACCTGAACCGGCGATAGGGCGACGTAGTCGACCTGCTCGGGGGGGACCTTCTCAAAATCCTGGCGATAACGCACAGGAATCAGATCCGCCGTGATCCGACCGTCGCCCTCGGTGGCCACGTCACCTGGGGCAACGCGCACTTCGTCTTCACGGTCCGCGGACAGATAGATCGGGTCACCTTCCTTGATGACGACACCGTTCTCCACCTTCCAGAACGGGGTTTCGATGAAGCCGTATTCGTTGACCCTGGCATGGGTCGCCAGGGAGTTGATCAGACCGGCATTGGGACCTTCCGGCGTCTCAATCGGACAGAGGCGGCCGTAGTGGGAGGGGTGAATATCGCGGACGGCAAAGCCAGCACGCTCACGGGTGAGACCTCCAGGTCCCAGGGCCGAGATACGGCGCTTGTGGGTCAGCTCAGCCAGGGGGTTGGTCTGATCCATGAACTGGCTCAGCTGGCTGGAGCCAAAGAACTCCTTGATCGCCGCCACCAGAGGTTTGGGATTCACCAACTGCGCTGGAGTCAGCGAATCGGTTTCACCGACGGTCATCCGTTCCTTGATGATCCGCTCCAGGCGGTTGAGACCGACCCGAACCTGGTTTTGCAGCAGTTCACCGACGGAACGCACCCGGCGGTTGCCGAGATGATCAATGTCATCGAGGGTGGCTCCGCCAACATCCAGCTCCAGGTTGATCAAGTAATCAAGGGTGGAAAGCACGTCCTCATGGGTGAGGGTGCGCACCGTGTCGGGGATGGTGAGGCGCAGCTTTTTGTTGATCTTGTAGCGACCGACCCTCCCGAGGTCGTAACGCTTTGGATCAAAGAAACGGGTCTGCAGCAGCTGCTGACCGCCGCTCACCGAGGGGGGTTCACCCGGACGAAGTTTCTTGTAAAGCTCTAGCAGTGCCTGGTCTTCCGAACTGATGCCCTCGTCATTAGCGGCATCGATCGACTTTTTATAGAACTCGGGATGACGCAGCTTGTCGAGCACGTCGTTGTCGGACAGCCCCATGGCACGCATGAGCACGTGCGCATTGATCTTGCGGGTCTTGTCCACACGGACGTGCAGCAAGTCGTTCTTGTCGGTCTCAAACTTCAGCCAGGCCCCCCGGTTGGGGATGACGCTGGCGTTGTATGTGCGCCGACCGTTCTTGTCCATTTCATCCTTGAAATAGACACCGGGGCTCCGCACGATCTGATTCACGATCACGCGCTCAGCACCGTTGATGATGAACGTGCCTCGCTCGGTCATCAGCGGCAATTCGCCGATAAAGACCTCCTGCTCTTTGATCTCACCGGTCTCCTTATTGACCAGACGGCAGGTGACATACATCTGCGAAGCAAAGGTCGCATCGCGACGCTTCGCCTCTTCCACATCGTGGCGGGGGCGCTTTAGGCGGTACTCGCTACCAATGAAGTGCAGCTCCAGCTTGCCGGTGTAATCCGTGATCGGAGAGAAGCTTTCCAGCTCCTCAATCAGACCTTGATCCAAAAACCACTTAAAGCTGGCCCGCTGCACCTCCACCAGATCAGGGAGGTAGGTGGCGGTCTTGGCGACCTGAATCGCGCTGCTGCTCATGCGGGGACCGGCAGAGAGGACGAAGGGACTGGGCAGGACTGGGTTGGCGGCAAAAGCTCACCCGACAGGACGATTCGCCACAACAGCGGCACCGACGGTTTCCAGGAAGGAACCGACAGAGCCGCTGCTGCTGTTCAGAAATCGCGGGTCAGATCAGCTGACGACGACAAGTGCACCGGAAGGAAATGGACGCTTCAGGCACCACGCACAAGAACGAATCCCACGCATGGCCAGGCCAATACAACATCTTACATATGGAGTCGACACTCTTGGAAGAGCAGTTAAGGGAGTCCAAACAAACGTCGGGCGTTGGCGGTGCTGCTGCAAGCCACGCTCTCGAGATCCACACCCCGCAGCTCAGCCACACGCGTCGCGACAGAGGCCACAAAGGCCGGCTCATTGCGCTTGCCGCGACGAGGCACGGGAGCCAAGAAGGGGCAATCGGTTTCCACCAAAAACCGATCTTCAGGCACCTGACGGGCGCAGTCGTGGGTGGGCTCAGCTTTGGGGAAGGTCACGGTGCCACTGAAGCTGATATACATCCCGAGCTCCAGGAACTGCTGCATTTCATCGGGAGTGCCGCCCCAGCAATGCATGACCCCCGCGGGACAACGGCCCTCCGCCTGACGGGCCCGAAGTTCAACCAGCATCGGCTCGGCGGCATCACGACAGTGAATGATCACCGGCAGGTTCAGCTCCACCGCCAGATCCAGCTGCGGACGCAGCACAGCAAGCTGCTCCTCCAGGTTCTTGTCGCGGAAGAGATCGAGCCCGAGTTCACCGATAGCGACCACCCGGTCATCCTCCAAAGCCGCCCGACGCAGCACCGCCACCGTGTCATCAGCCCAATGCTGGGTATCTAAAGGATGAACTCCAACTGAATACCGCATTTCAGGGAACCGATCAGCCAGTGCCCGGATCGCAGGAATTTCGGAAGGTTCAACGCAGGCATGCAACAGAGCGCCGACACCGGCCTCGCGCCAACGTGAGGCCACCTCGTCGAGGTCCTCGTCAAAATTGCGAAAGACGATGTGACAGTGACTGTCGATCAGCGTCGGAGTGGGAGACACAGCTGGGCCGAAACGCGCTTTCGGCCCATTCTGCCGGTTGAAACCGAATCAGCTGGCGGGCTCGAGAACCTTGCGCACCGCTGCACTGAGACGGGACTTCTGATTGGCACCATTGTTGCGATGCAGGACACCGACCTTCACCGCCTTGTCGATCTTGCTGAAGGCGGCACGCATCGAGCTCTGCACGGTGGTCTTGGCTTCGTCGCCAGGCGTTGCGCTGTAGGCGTCACAGGCGGTGAAGCAACGCTTCATCAACGTGCGCAGGGACGACTTGTAGGTGCGATTGCGCAGACGGTTGCGCTCAGCAATCTCAATCCGCTTCTTGGCTGACTTGTTATTGGCCACTGAGGCTTCAACGTTGCGAACAATCCAGCACCTTACTCCGTGGCAGGACCGCCTCCCAGTGTTGTCGAGTCCTAACTTGACTACATATTCCACTCTTACCTTTGTCTGTGAGCCAACCGGCCGTCGCTCCCCTGCGCATCGTGCGGGATCCGGAACAGGCCCAGACAGAACTGCAGCGCTTATCAAGCCGCACAACTCA
Proteins encoded in this region:
- the rpsT gene encoding 30S ribosomal protein S20 — encoded protein: MANNKSAKKRIEIAERNRLRNRTYKSSLRTLMKRCFTACDAYSATPGDEAKTTVQSSMRAAFSKIDKAVKVGVLHRNNGANQKSRLSAAVRKVLEPAS
- the rpoB gene encoding DNA-directed RNA polymerase subunit beta; translated protein: MSSSAIQVAKTATYLPDLVEVQRASFKWFLDQGLIEELESFSPITDYTGKLELHFIGSEYRLKRPRHDVEEAKRRDATFASQMYVTCRLVNKETGEIKEQEVFIGELPLMTERGTFIINGAERVIVNQIVRSPGVYFKDEMDKNGRRTYNASVIPNRGAWLKFETDKNDLLHVRVDKTRKINAHVLMRAMGLSDNDVLDKLRHPEFYKKSIDAANDEGISSEDQALLELYKKLRPGEPPSVSGGQQLLQTRFFDPKRYDLGRVGRYKINKKLRLTIPDTVRTLTHEDVLSTLDYLINLELDVGGATLDDIDHLGNRRVRSVGELLQNQVRVGLNRLERIIKERMTVGETDSLTPAQLVNPKPLVAAIKEFFGSSQLSQFMDQTNPLAELTHKRRISALGPGGLTRERAGFAVRDIHPSHYGRLCPIETPEGPNAGLINSLATHARVNEYGFIETPFWKVENGVVIKEGDPIYLSADREDEVRVAPGDVATEGDGRITADLIPVRYRQDFEKVPPEQVDYVALSPVQVISVATSLIPFLEHDDANRALMGSNMQRQAVPLLRPERALVGTGLETQVARDSGMVPISRVNGTVTYVDANAIVVQDEDGNEHTHFLQKYQRSNQDTCLNQRPIVRCGDPVIVGQVMADGSACEGGEIALGQNVLIAYMPWEGYNYEDALLVSERLVTDDLYTSVHIEKYEIEARQTKLGPEEITREIPNVAEESLGNLDEMGIIRVGAFVESGDILVGKVTPKGESDQPPEEKLLRAIFGEKARDVRDNSLRVPGTERGRVVDVRIYTREQGDELPPGANMVVRVYVAQRRKIQVGDKMAGRHGNKGIISRILPREDMPYLPDGTPVDIVLNPLGVPSRMNVGQVFELLMGWAASNLDCRVRIVPFDEMYGAEKSQQTVETFLKEAAKQPGKGWVYDPADPGKLQLRDGRTGLPFDQPVAVGYSHFLKLVHLVDDKIHARSTGPYSLVTQQPLGGKAQQGGQRLGEMEVWALEAYGAAYTLQELLTVKSDDMQGRNEALNAIVKGKPIPRPGTPESFKVLMRELQSLGLDIAVYTDEGKEVDLMQDVNPRRSTPSRPTYESLGVADYDED
- a CDS encoding TatD family hydrolase, with amino-acid sequence MSPTPTLIDSHCHIVFRNFDEDLDEVASRWREAGVGALLHACVEPSEIPAIRALADRFPEMRYSVGVHPLDTQHWADDTVAVLRRAALEDDRVVAIGELGLDLFRDKNLEEQLAVLRPQLDLAVELNLPVIIHCRDAAEPMLVELRARQAEGRCPAGVMHCWGGTPDEMQQFLELGMYISFSGTVTFPKAEPTHDCARQVPEDRFLVETDCPFLAPVPRRGKRNEPAFVASVATRVAELRGVDLESVACSSTANARRLFGLP